The Methanosarcina acetivorans C2A genome includes the window TAAGTTTCATAGCAGCCGATGCACCAGGCTTTGAAAACTGGACAGGGGCATCTGTTGATCCCAAATCGGTTAAGCTTTATGACATAAATGGTCAGAAATTATTTTATCAATTCTAAGTATACAAAGAAAAAAATAGATAGGTGTAATTGACATCTGTGCCGATAAAACATTGGGACCTTCACTCTATGATATTGTATTTGATCCTGAACCTTATAAAGCGGCTGAAGCTATGAAAAAATCAATAGAAATAGCCAAAAGTGAATATTCAGATGGGAAAATCAAATCAACCAATTTGGTTGTATACAACTATCCAAGTGTAGGGGCGATGACTGTAGTAAAAGACAAGACCACTGGAGTTGAACACCGGATATTTGTAGATGCGTACTCCCTTAATGAGGTTGAAGATAAAACCGCAACTGAAACCGAACCCGGAATATGGTCACTATATGACAAGATTTTGACTTATGGAAAGGAAAACAATTTAAAAGAATGGCAAAAAAGTGATGAAATTACCAAATCTATAGAACAAGCAGCAGCTAATAAAGGAGTTAATATTAATGCTGCAGTCACTGAAGAAAATATTACAAAGATCAGTGATGATGTAGTAGTGAGAAGTTCATTTACAGGTAAAATACTTGATATTAACGGTATTGGACAAGAACGAAGTGTTTTTTGTGGTCCAGCATGTATCCGAATGCTTTGTGTGTACTATCACAATCCTGACCCCGCCCCTTCACAGGAAACCATCTATATGGGGGAAGGACTGTGGACTTGGGATCCTGATTCCACCCCATATTCATCTGGGCTCACATCTAATGATATTGTAGAATGGGCTGAAGAGAAATGGGGTAAAACGGGAACCATAACTAATAGGCTTTTTAATAGTGACGCTATATCAGAAATTGAAAATGAAAGACCATTTTTCAGTATGACTACAAATCCAAATCATTTTCGAATTTGTAAAGGATACATAACTCAAAATGGGTATACATATTTGCGTCTTAATGATCCAGAACCTGTTGGTTCGACGTATGGTACTCCAGGATTACTTGAACGCACATATGGTAGCTCAGAATCTGTGCGTATATATATAAGTTAAAAATCCCTCAGAGGAGTTCGATAAACTTCTCGTTTCAACGGTTGTTTATGAACCTATAACAACCAGCCAAAGATTGAGGTTTATCGAAACCTCTTTGTTTATAAAGTGCTGATATGAACAAAATATAAGGGGGAGTCGCTGATGTCGTTACTTTTTCATAAGTTCATAAGTTGGGGTTTAAAATGGAAGAAATAATATGTAATAAAACATATCAAGAGCATACTCTCATAAAAGTTTTGGGAATTACTTCACTTACGATTTTAATATTCGCTGGTGTAGCAGGTGCGGCTTCATTTGCATATGTGACAAATCTGAGAGATTATGATCAGGGAGGTTATTATTACGATATGAATTATAATGGTACTGTTCCTACTCCTTATGTCGCTGTAATTGACACAGCAACTAACAATATTACAGCCAGAGTGCCTCTCGGTGGAGGATGGCCTGTAGGAGTTGCAGTCAACCCTAGAGGAACAAAGGTATATGTAGCGTCCGCAACTATAGACAACGTCTGCATTGTTTATGTAATCGACACAGCCGCAAATACTGTCAATGCCAAAGTGAATATAGAAAGTAGTTATCCTTCGGGAATTACATTTAACCCTGCAGGAACAAGAGTTTATGTGACGAAGCAGCGTGACAACACCGATATCTCTGTAATTAATACAGCGACAAACACTTTAATGGCACCGATTATTGTGGAACCGAGTACTTATAGTATTGCATTTACACCGGATGAAAAAAAAATCTACGCTACAAACACTTTCAACAACACTATTTATGCAATTGATGCAGCTACAAACAAAGTTACAGCCAATATATCTGTAGGAGACAGTCCTTATGAAGGTGTAGTCACACCGGACGGAAAAAAGGTATACGTACCTAACTATGACAGCAACACTGTCTCTGTAATTAACACAGACATGGATAATGTAATAGCCACTGTGCCTGTAGGAAACTCGCCCAATCTTGTTGCAGTCACTTCTGATGGAAATAAAGTATATGTAGCTAACAATAACACTGTTTCCGTAATTGACACAGCTACGGATAATGTAATATCCACCGTACCTGTAGGAACTTATTCTAGTAAAATTGTAGTCAGTCCAGATGGAAATAAGTTCTATTTAGGAAACTTCTACAATAAAAGCGTCACTGTAATTAATACAGAAACAAACACTGTAACAGCTACAGTGCCAGTCGGAGAATGGCCCATGGGAATTGCAATCACACCGGATGGAAAGAAAGTATATGTGGCAAACGCTGAAAGCGATAATGTCTCAGTGATTGACACAGCCACAGACACTGTTACGGCTACGGTGAATGCAGGAGTCTACCCTACTAATGTTGTAATTGTACCTCTTACAGATTCTGATATGACTGCCCAAAGCACAGGGACAAACTCCAACGTAACTGAAGATGTCGGAACTGAAAAAACTAATTTATCATCTGAAGGACAAAATGCTGTCGACTTCAACAATTCAAAAAATAATAATTCCGAATCTGATAACGGTAGTAGCTCAGGTAAAAATGAATCGAGCAAAAATAACTCTACTCCGGGTTTTGGATTATTGGGAAGCCTGGCCTGTCTATATGGAACGTGGAGGCTCAGAACAAAGTGATAGGATTTGGTGGATAAGTTAGAATTGTGCAACCAGACGCAAAATCCTACCTAAAAGCAAGAATCGAAGCATTAGAAAAAAAAGTCTATAAAACTTCTAAATCAGAAAAGAAATAAGATGAAAAAGTGGGCCCGCTGAGGTTCGAACTCAGGACCTCCGCTGTGTGAAGACCGGCGAATAAGCGACTCAAGCACCGTGTTTGACGAGCAAAAGCATATTAGGTCTTTCTCGTTCATTGAATGAAAAAAACCGAACAGTAGAATACTGATAAAAAATGTTATGTTGGAGATCGGATTAAGAATATGTGGAATCGATGAGCTGTACAATCTAATCTACAGCTAGCCTCAAGGATCATATCTTATCTCATGAGGATCAGGCAGGCATGATGTTATTTCTATTTAAGAAAACAGGGCCGGGGTAAAGTGAGAGAAAGAAATTTTCTGTTCATTTTTATATTTTTCATTCTCTTAACTGTGGGCACCTTTGTCCATGGCATTTACAGGGACCAAGTCGATTGGAGAAATGATGTTCAAAGATACCACTGTTTTTATCATGTTAGAGTTACAGGTCTTTCCGGGAGAGAAGTAGAGGGCACGACTGTGATAATGGTTCCCATACCCGCATCAAAGGAAGGTAAATTTTTTACTCCTTCTCCTCAGAAAGATATTTATTTTAGCCAGA containing:
- a CDS encoding C39 family peptidase, which produces MGPSLYDIVFDPEPYKAAEAMKKSIEIAKSEYSDGKIKSTNLVVYNYPSVGAMTVVKDKTTGVEHRIFVDAYSLNEVEDKTATETEPGIWSLYDKILTYGKENNLKEWQKSDEITKSIEQAAANKGVNINAAVTEENITKISDDVVVRSSFTGKILDINGIGQERSVFCGPACIRMLCVYYHNPDPAPSQETIYMGEGLWTWDPDSTPYSSGLTSNDIVEWAEEKWGKTGTITNRLFNSDAISEIENERPFFSMTTNPNHFRICKGYITQNGYTYLRLNDPEPVGSTYGTPGLLERTYGSSESVRIYIS
- a CDS encoding beta-propeller fold lactonase family protein; its protein translation is MEEIICNKTYQEHTLIKVLGITSLTILIFAGVAGAASFAYVTNLRDYDQGGYYYDMNYNGTVPTPYVAVIDTATNNITARVPLGGGWPVGVAVNPRGTKVYVASATIDNVCIVYVIDTAANTVNAKVNIESSYPSGITFNPAGTRVYVTKQRDNTDISVINTATNTLMAPIIVEPSTYSIAFTPDEKKIYATNTFNNTIYAIDAATNKVTANISVGDSPYEGVVTPDGKKVYVPNYDSNTVSVINTDMDNVIATVPVGNSPNLVAVTSDGNKVYVANNNTVSVIDTATDNVISTVPVGTYSSKIVVSPDGNKFYLGNFYNKSVTVINTETNTVTATVPVGEWPMGIAITPDGKKVYVANAESDNVSVIDTATDTVTATVNAGVYPTNVVIVPLTDSDMTAQSTGTNSNVTEDVGTEKTNLSSEGQNAVDFNNSKNNNSESDNGSSSGKNESSKNNSTPGFGLLGSLACLYGTWRLRTK